One window of the Anaeromyxobacter dehalogenans 2CP-C genome contains the following:
- a CDS encoding hybrid sensor histidine kinase/response regulator, protein MRFPRLRALLRRPARAIPFRWRLVGLTAGALLPVALFAAAMLSRLAAGEREANRQRLVADARTLAEGVDRETIATFRALQALGGSERLERGDLDGFREDAVRVLRTQPTWHAVLLARADGHRLLDTRRAPSPPAAPPRDPRSLEEAVRTGEPVLGDVFTSPDGELLVAARLPLLHRGRVRYVLSALVPADALRDLVRVPGYGENPWIRTLVDRSGTVVARSRAPERFVGQRATPRFLAATRDRAEGVYPDMPLDGGRSYVAFVHSSHAGWTAAVVAPVEMLDGATRRSVLTIAALGVAVVLLSAGGAFLASGRFNRAIASAASSAEALARGDRPRVEAAGIAEVARLGEALERSADLLAARERERDQHLAVAEAARAEAEAASRTKDEFLAMLGHELRNPLSPIVTALELLALGGNGGTREHAVIRRQVDHLVRLVDDLLDVSRITRGKVELQPERVEVRSFVARAVEMATPLVEERSHRLTVDVPEGLAVVGDPHRLAQVIANLLTNAARYTPPRGRIEVRAALRGGRVELAVRDDGRGLAPELLSRIFEPFVQAPQGQDRPQGGLGIGLALVRSLVALHGGRVEARSDGPGKGSTFVVELPAAPRAPAAPAPPPRQAAQGGAPLRILVVDDNEDAAELLADVLAHAGHEVRVAGDGGRGLELAVRLRPDVAILDIGLPVLDGYELAIQLRRRLGDAAPVVIGVSGYGQPNDRERSAAAGFRHHFVKPADLEALLEAVAAAGRERTRAPVA, encoded by the coding sequence GTGCGGTTCCCCCGCCTCCGAGCGCTCCTGCGCCGCCCCGCCCGGGCGATCCCGTTCCGGTGGCGGCTCGTCGGCCTCACCGCGGGCGCGCTGCTGCCGGTCGCGCTGTTCGCGGCCGCGATGCTGAGCCGGCTGGCGGCGGGCGAGCGCGAGGCGAACCGGCAGCGCCTGGTGGCCGACGCGCGCACCCTCGCCGAGGGGGTGGACCGCGAGACCATCGCCACGTTCCGGGCGCTGCAGGCGCTGGGCGGATCGGAGCGGCTCGAGCGCGGCGACCTGGACGGCTTCCGCGAGGACGCGGTGCGCGTGCTGCGCACGCAGCCCACCTGGCACGCGGTGCTGCTGGCGCGGGCGGACGGGCACCGGCTCCTCGACACGCGGCGGGCGCCGAGCCCGCCCGCGGCGCCGCCCCGCGACCCGCGCAGCCTGGAGGAGGCGGTCCGCACGGGCGAGCCGGTCCTGGGCGACGTCTTCACCAGCCCGGACGGCGAGCTGCTCGTGGCGGCGCGGCTCCCGCTGCTGCACCGCGGGCGGGTGCGCTACGTGCTGAGCGCGCTCGTGCCGGCCGACGCGCTGCGCGACCTGGTGCGGGTGCCCGGCTACGGCGAGAACCCTTGGATCCGCACGCTGGTCGATCGCTCCGGCACGGTGGTCGCGCGGAGCCGCGCGCCGGAGCGCTTCGTGGGCCAGCGCGCGACCCCCCGGTTCCTCGCGGCCACCCGGGACCGGGCCGAGGGCGTGTACCCGGACATGCCCCTCGACGGCGGGCGCTCCTACGTGGCGTTCGTCCACTCGTCCCACGCCGGGTGGACCGCCGCGGTGGTGGCGCCGGTCGAGATGCTCGACGGGGCGACCCGCCGGTCGGTGCTGACGATCGCGGCGCTGGGGGTCGCGGTGGTGCTCCTGAGCGCGGGCGGCGCGTTCCTGGCCTCCGGCCGCTTCAACCGCGCCATCGCCTCGGCGGCGTCCTCGGCGGAGGCGCTCGCCCGCGGCGATCGCCCGCGGGTGGAGGCGGCGGGCATCGCCGAGGTGGCGCGCCTGGGCGAGGCGCTCGAGCGGTCCGCCGACCTGCTCGCCGCGCGCGAGCGGGAGCGCGACCAGCACCTGGCCGTCGCCGAGGCCGCCCGCGCCGAGGCCGAGGCGGCCAGCCGGACCAAGGACGAGTTCCTGGCGATGCTCGGCCACGAGCTGCGCAACCCGCTGTCGCCCATCGTGACCGCGCTGGAGCTGCTGGCCCTGGGAGGGAACGGCGGCACGCGGGAGCACGCGGTCATCCGCCGGCAGGTGGATCACCTGGTGCGCCTCGTGGACGACCTGCTCGACGTCTCGCGGATCACCCGGGGAAAGGTGGAGCTGCAGCCGGAGCGCGTCGAGGTCCGGTCCTTCGTCGCGCGCGCGGTGGAGATGGCGACCCCGCTCGTGGAGGAGCGCTCGCACCGGCTCACGGTGGACGTGCCCGAGGGGCTCGCGGTGGTCGGCGATCCGCACCGCCTCGCGCAGGTGATCGCGAACCTGCTCACCAACGCGGCCCGGTACACGCCGCCGCGCGGCCGCATCGAGGTCCGGGCCGCGCTGCGCGGCGGCCGCGTGGAGCTGGCGGTCCGGGACGACGGGCGCGGGCTCGCGCCCGAGCTCCTCTCGCGCATCTTCGAGCCGTTCGTGCAGGCGCCGCAGGGGCAGGACCGCCCCCAGGGCGGGCTCGGCATCGGCCTCGCGCTGGTGCGGAGCCTGGTGGCGCTGCACGGGGGCCGGGTGGAGGCGCGCAGCGACGGGCCGGGGAAGGGGAGCACGTTCGTGGTGGAGCTGCCCGCCGCGCCGCGCGCCCCCGCGGCCCCGGCCCCGCCGCCGCGCCAGGCCGCCCAGGGCGGCGCGCCGCTGCGCATCCTGGTGGTGGACGACAACGAGGACGCGGCCGAGCTGCTCGCCGACGTGCTCGCGCACGCCGGGCACGAGGTGCGGGTGGCCGGCGACGGCGGGCGCGGGCTCGAGCTGGCGGTCCGCCTCCGGCCCGACGTCGCCATCCTCGACATCGGCCTCCCGGTGCTCGACGGCTACGAGCTGGCGATCCAGCTCCGGCGGCGCCTGGGCGACGCGGCCCCGGTGGTGATCGGCGTCAGCGGCTACGGCCAGCCGAACGACCGCGAGCGCAGCGCCGCCGCCGGGTTCCGGCACCACTTCGTCAAGCCGGCCGACCTGGAGGCGCTGCTCGAGGCCGTCGCCGCGGCGGGCCGCGAGCGCACCCGCGCGCCGGTGGCGTAG